Proteins encoded within one genomic window of Humulus lupulus chromosome 1, drHumLupu1.1, whole genome shotgun sequence:
- the LOC133797321 gene encoding thioredoxin M3, chloroplastic-like gives MAATAYYHPTMPRACSRALQAPLSSLSPSRSDLNASSFVSFPLHSRLTEALKVPNLKFPSLKVLCVRESRAPAISKDTWGNSVLNSETPVLVEFYASWCGPCRMVHRVIDELAAEYAGKLKCFVLNTDDDLQIAEQYEIKAVPVVLLFKKGKKCESVVGTMPKEFYVAAIERVLKL, from the exons ATGGCGGCCACTGCTTATTACCATCCCACTATGCCACGCGCCTGCTCACGCGCCCTACAAGCTCCACTGTCTTCGCTCTCTCCGTCTCGCTCGGACCTCAACGCCTCGTCTTTCGTCTCATTTCCCCTCCATTCCAGGTTGACAGAGGCTCTTAAGGTTCCCAATCTTAAGTTTCCGTCACTCAAGGTTCTCTGCGTCCGTGAATCCAGGG CTCCAGCAATTTCCAAGGACACATGGGGAAATTCTGTTCTAAACAGTGAAACTCCTGTTTTAGTTGAATTTTATGCGAGTTGGTGTGGACCATGCAGGATGGTTCATCGTGTAATCGACGAGCTTGCTGCAGAGTATGCTGGGAAGCTTAAATGCTTTGTACTCAACACAGACGATGACTTGCAAATTGCAGAGCAGTACGAAATCAAGGCTGTACCAGTGGTTTTGCTCTTTAAGAAGGGGAAGAAATGCGAGTCTGTGGTTGGCACCATGCCGAAGGAGTTCTATGTGGCTGCAATTGAGAGGGTTCTGAAGTTATAA